A window of the Mus pahari chromosome 1, PAHARI_EIJ_v1.1, whole genome shotgun sequence genome harbors these coding sequences:
- the Mob2 gene encoding MOB kinase activator 2 isoform X4: MAVCNTQYYWYDERGKKVKCTAPQYVDFVMSSVQKLVTDEDVFPTKYGREFPSSFESLVKKICKYLFHVLGHIYWAHFKETLALELHGHLNTLYVHFILFAREFNLLDPKETAVMDDLTEVLCSSPGNSGATGDGASSGTSGAQNHVKER, encoded by the exons ACAATACTACTGGTATGACGAGCGGGGGAAGAAGGTCAAGTGCACTGCCCCCCAGTATGTTGATTTTGTCATGAGCTCTGTGCAGAAGCTGGTAACTGATGAAGATGTGTTCCCCACAAAATACG GCAGAGAATTCCCCAGCTCCTTCGAGTCCTTGGTGAAGAAGATCTGCAAGTATCTGTTTCATGTGTTGGGCCACATCTACTGGGCCCACTTCAAGGAGACCCTGGCCCTTGAGCTGCATGGACACTTGAACACACTGTACGTGCATTTCATCCTCTTTGCCAGAGAGTTCAACCTGCTTGACCCCAAAGAAACCGCTGTCATGGACGACCTCACTGAGGTGCTGTGCAGCAGCCCGGGTAACAGTGGTGCCACTGGGGATGGGGCCAGCAGTGGCACTTCTGGAGCACAGAACCACGTGAAGGAGAGATGA